A genome region from Flavobacterium sp. includes the following:
- a CDS encoding protein-L-isoaspartate(D-aspartate) O-methyltransferase, protein MKDTAKHQGLRNQLVTTLEQKGITDKAVLDAIKKIPRHLFLNSSFEDFAYQDKAFPIGAGQTISQPYTVAFQSQLLEVQKDHKILEIGTGSGYQTAVLFTLGAKVYTVERQKELFKQTSILFPKLNIRPKHVSFGDGYKGLPNYAPFDSIIVTAGAPFIPQPLMAQLKIGGRLVIPLGEDVQIMTLLIRKNETQFEKHEFGEFRFVPLLEDKN, encoded by the coding sequence TTGAAAGACACTGCCAAACATCAAGGACTTCGTAATCAATTAGTAACAACTTTAGAACAAAAAGGAATTACTGATAAAGCGGTTCTGGATGCGATTAAAAAAATCCCAAGACACCTTTTTTTAAACTCAAGTTTTGAAGATTTTGCTTATCAGGATAAGGCTTTTCCTATTGGTGCAGGGCAGACGATTTCGCAGCCTTATACAGTTGCTTTTCAATCTCAGCTGCTGGAAGTACAAAAAGATCATAAAATTCTGGAAATTGGTACCGGTTCCGGATATCAAACAGCAGTTTTATTTACTTTAGGAGCAAAAGTGTATACAGTTGAAAGACAAAAAGAATTATTTAAACAAACTTCTATTTTATTTCCGAAACTGAATATTCGTCCTAAACATGTTTCTTTTGGAGACGGTTATAAAGGACTTCCAAATTATGCTCCGTTTGACAGTATTATTGTAACGGCTGGAGCGCCATTTATTCCGCAGCCTTTAATGGCGCAGTTAAAAATAGGAGGAAGGCTGGTAATTCCGCTTGGTGAAGACGTTCAGATTATGACTTTGTTAATCAGAAAAAACGAAACTCAATTTGAAAAACATGAGTTTGGAGAATTTAGATTTGTTCCTTTATTAGAAGATAAAAATTAA
- the smpB gene encoding SsrA-binding protein SmpB, translated as MLKSVNILNKRARFDYEIIDTYTAGIVLAGTEIKSIRLGKANITESFCEFSGMELFAINTYIEEYSFGNQFNHKSRSERKLLLNKKELKTLHKSVQAKGLTIVPLKLFTNEKGLAKLQIGLCKGKKNYDKRESLKEADTKRDLDRIKKAYN; from the coding sequence ATGTTAAAATCAGTCAATATACTTAATAAGAGAGCGCGATTCGATTATGAAATAATCGATACTTATACTGCCGGAATTGTTTTGGCAGGAACCGAAATCAAATCTATCCGATTAGGAAAAGCGAATATTACCGAAAGCTTTTGCGAATTTAGCGGTATGGAACTTTTTGCAATTAATACCTATATTGAAGAATATTCGTTTGGAAATCAGTTCAATCATAAATCCAGAAGTGAACGTAAATTGCTTTTAAATAAAAAAGAATTAAAAACGCTTCATAAAAGTGTTCAGGCAAAAGGTCTTACTATTGTTCCGCTAAAATTATTTACAAACGAAAAAGGGCTTGCAAAACTGCAGATTGGTCTTTGTAAAGGAAAGAAAAACTACGACAAGCGTGAATCTTTAAAAGAAGCAGACACAAAACGTGATCTCGACAGAATTAAAAAAGCTTATAATTAA
- a CDS encoding glutamate-5-semialdehyde dehydrogenase, protein MMNPLSIEKRNLVLRTMAKLVEQERNEIILTNQEDLADYDGSDLAMEERLKVDDKKVDEMILSLNQLASQEDPVGVERFHFTHDNGIKVVNKTAAFGTILIIYESRPDVTIEAGGIAFKSGNKILLKGGKESLKSNLKIVSLWHKALEENGVSKDWVEYLNYNRTETQAFLEKPTQKVDLIVPRGGEKLIEFVKAHATCPVIVSGRGNNFVYVHEDADTDLALKVILNAKTAKISACNALDKVLINSKLPNFEGFTAMLIEALIEAKVEVIVDKSLENFENTKAIENEDIWYEEFLDYKIVIGTIDSQDHAIDMINKYCGGHSAAIITRDNNVAQQFMESIDAAAVYQNASTRFTDGGQFGLGGELAISTDKLHQRGPIGLQHLVTNKWYVYGEGQIR, encoded by the coding sequence ATTATGAATCCATTATCAATTGAAAAACGCAATTTAGTTTTGCGGACTATGGCAAAGCTGGTCGAGCAGGAGCGGAATGAGATAATCCTAACGAATCAGGAAGATCTTGCCGATTACGACGGTTCAGATTTAGCGATGGAAGAACGCCTGAAAGTAGATGATAAAAAAGTTGATGAAATGATTTTATCACTTAATCAGTTAGCTTCACAGGAAGATCCCGTTGGAGTTGAACGTTTTCATTTTACTCATGATAATGGTATAAAAGTGGTGAATAAAACTGCCGCTTTCGGAACGATTTTAATTATTTACGAATCTCGTCCGGATGTTACAATCGAAGCAGGTGGAATCGCTTTTAAATCCGGAAATAAGATTTTATTAAAAGGAGGAAAAGAATCTTTAAAATCAAATTTGAAAATCGTAAGTCTATGGCACAAAGCTTTAGAAGAAAACGGAGTTTCAAAAGATTGGGTGGAATATCTGAATTATAACCGAACAGAAACTCAGGCTTTCTTAGAAAAACCAACTCAAAAAGTCGATTTAATAGTTCCGAGAGGCGGAGAAAAACTTATCGAATTTGTAAAAGCGCATGCCACTTGCCCAGTAATTGTAAGCGGGCGAGGAAATAATTTTGTTTACGTTCATGAAGATGCAGATACAGATTTAGCTTTAAAAGTAATTTTAAATGCTAAAACTGCTAAAATATCAGCTTGTAATGCATTAGATAAAGTTTTGATAAATTCTAAGCTTCCAAATTTTGAAGGGTTTACAGCTATGTTAATCGAAGCTTTAATCGAAGCAAAAGTAGAAGTTATCGTTGATAAGTCTTTAGAAAATTTTGAAAACACGAAAGCAATAGAAAACGAAGATATTTGGTATGAAGAGTTTCTAGATTATAAAATCGTAATCGGAACTATTGATTCTCAAGATCATGCCATTGATATGATTAATAAATACTGCGGAGGACATTCAGCAGCAATTATTACGAGAGATAACAATGTTGCACAGCAGTTTATGGAATCAATAGACGCAGCAGCAGTTTACCAAAATGCTTCAACTCGTTTCACAGATGGCGGACAATTTGGTCTTGGTGGAGAATTAGCGATAAGCACTGATAAATTGCACCAAAGAGGTCCAATTGGTTTACAGCATTTAGTAACCAATAAATGGTATGTTTACGGAGAAGGACAAATAAGATAA
- a CDS encoding outer membrane beta-barrel protein, whose product MKKIFTLIGIALIGLSAKAQNQGLKGAWFATSQFGYQQTKTADQKNTNLSVLPVVGTFVTPSVAVGAGIGFINIKADSNAGTVAKTDLFVIQPLARKYWNVAGSLYFFGQAALPIITGKEKESELKVNQFGLSVSGGFDYFVTKNFSVEFSYDLANFTSTTLEPKNGEKTTVTNFGLAHVANVDPFYNTALAGSNPNLTSPLSFGFKFIF is encoded by the coding sequence ATGAAAAAGATCTTTACATTAATTGGTATTGCATTAATTGGTTTATCTGCAAAAGCTCAGAATCAGGGATTAAAAGGTGCCTGGTTTGCAACTTCGCAATTTGGTTATCAGCAGACAAAAACTGCGGATCAAAAAAATACAAATTTATCTGTACTTCCTGTTGTGGGTACATTCGTAACACCTTCAGTTGCTGTTGGGGCAGGAATTGGATTTATTAATATAAAAGCAGATTCTAATGCCGGAACAGTTGCAAAAACAGACTTATTTGTTATTCAGCCTTTGGCAAGAAAATATTGGAATGTAGCTGGCTCATTGTACTTTTTTGGACAAGCAGCTTTGCCTATCATCACCGGAAAAGAAAAAGAAAGCGAGTTGAAAGTTAATCAGTTTGGATTATCAGTATCGGGAGGTTTTGATTATTTCGTAACGAAAAACTTCTCAGTTGAGTTCTCTTACGATTTGGCGAATTTTACTTCAACAACTCTGGAGCCTAAAAATGGAGAAAAAACGACTGTTACAAATTTTGGATTGGCGCATGTTGCAAATGTTGACCCATTTTATAATACAGCTCTTGCAGGAAGTAACCCAAATCTAACTTCGCCGCTTTCTTTTGGATTTAAGTTCATTTTTTAA
- a CDS encoding GNAT family N-acetyltransferase: MIEFNFHPFPVIETERLLLRRITNDDVNEVFELRSNPETMKYIPRPLVKNNQDALDHITMIDEKIDSNVGVNWGITLKGNPKLLGIIGYYRMQPENHRAEIGYMLSPDFHGKGIIPEAVNRLIQYGFEDLKLHSIEAVIDPENAASEKVLEKCGFVREAHLREAEFWEGKFLDKVIYSLLVSDKK, translated from the coding sequence ATGATAGAATTTAACTTTCACCCATTTCCTGTAATCGAAACAGAGCGTTTGCTTTTAAGAAGAATTACAAATGATGATGTTAATGAAGTTTTCGAATTACGTTCGAATCCTGAAACTATGAAATATATCCCGCGTCCATTGGTAAAAAACAATCAGGATGCTCTCGATCATATTACAATGATTGATGAAAAAATCGATTCGAATGTTGGCGTAAATTGGGGCATAACTTTAAAAGGAAACCCTAAACTTTTGGGCATAATTGGGTATTACAGAATGCAGCCCGAAAATCACCGTGCCGAAATTGGTTATATGCTTTCGCCTGATTTTCACGGAAAAGGAATTATTCCCGAAGCCGTAAACCGATTAATACAATATGGTTTTGAAGATTTAAAATTACATTCGATAGAAGCGGTTATAGATCCTGAAAACGCAGCTTCTGAAAAGGTATTAGAAAAATGCGGTTTTGTAAGAGAGGCACATTTACGTGAAGCAGAATTTTGGGAAGGCAAATTTCTGGACAAAGTAATTTATTCTTTATTAGTTTCTGATAAAAAATAA
- a CDS encoding aldose 1-epimerase family protein, with the protein MNTTISNSILKASIKNAGAELFSLKDNQNKEYIWEGNPDFWGKHSPVLFPIVGTLKNNIYTIDGKEYQLPRHGFARDMEFQLVEKTGNSAVFSLESNAETLKKYPFEFELQLIYTIENTSLNIEYIVINKSESKMPFSIGAHPAIALPENFENYAFKFEKEESLKYNLLENDLISNKTETLKTTGNIVPLNYKLFENDALVFKTLESNSLTILENSKPYIQVDFEDFPSLGIWTKNKAPFVCIEPWFGYSDTADNTGDLFKKEGILVLDVDQTFHSQFSIKIL; encoded by the coding sequence TTGAACACAACTATATCAAATTCAATACTTAAAGCTTCAATTAAAAATGCCGGAGCTGAATTATTTTCATTAAAAGACAATCAAAACAAAGAATATATCTGGGAAGGAAATCCTGATTTCTGGGGTAAACACTCACCTGTTCTTTTTCCGATTGTGGGTACTTTAAAAAATAATATTTATACGATTGATGGAAAAGAATATCAATTGCCAAGACATGGTTTTGCCAGAGATATGGAATTTCAGCTGGTTGAAAAAACAGGAAACAGTGCTGTTTTTTCTTTAGAATCAAATGCTGAAACTCTAAAAAAATATCCTTTTGAGTTTGAACTGCAGCTTATTTATACAATCGAAAATACTTCACTAAATATTGAATACATTGTTATCAATAAAAGTGAATCAAAAATGCCGTTTTCTATAGGTGCGCATCCTGCAATTGCACTTCCTGAAAACTTTGAAAATTATGCTTTTAAGTTTGAAAAAGAAGAATCTTTGAAATATAATCTTCTTGAAAATGATTTAATTTCGAATAAAACCGAAACTTTAAAAACGACAGGAAATATTGTTCCTTTAAATTATAAACTTTTTGAGAATGATGCTTTGGTTTTTAAAACCTTAGAATCAAATTCACTTACGATTCTGGAAAATTCTAAACCTTATATTCAGGTTGATTTTGAAGATTTTCCGAGTTTAGGAATCTGGACAAAAAATAAGGCTCCTTTTGTTTGTATCGAACCTTGGTTTGGTTATTCTGACACAGCAGATAATACAGGAGATTTGTTTAAAAAAGAAGGGATTTTAGTTTTAGATGTAGATCAGACTTTTCATTCTCAATTCAGTATCAAAATTTTATAA
- a CDS encoding VF530 family protein: MESKSKDPLHGITLQKIVETLVDYYGFDTLGELIPIKCFNSNPSVKSSLTFLRKTDWARKKVEELYIKTLPKLS; this comes from the coding sequence ATGGAAAGTAAATCTAAAGACCCGCTTCACGGTATTACACTTCAAAAAATTGTCGAAACTTTGGTTGATTATTATGGTTTTGACACTTTAGGCGAATTAATTCCTATAAAATGTTTCAACTCAAATCCCAGTGTAAAATCAAGCTTGACTTTTTTAAGAAAAACCGATTGGGCACGAAAAAAAGTAGAAGAGTTGTATATAAAAACGCTTCCTAAACTTAGCTGA
- a CDS encoding aminotransferase class III-fold pyridoxal phosphate-dependent enzyme — MNLFNVYPLYDITPVKAVDCTIIDDKGVEYLDLYSGHGVISIGHTQPDYVAKLKNQIDNLGFYSNAIQNPLQVELAQKLGKLSSLEDYELFLCSSGAEANENALKLASFHNGKSRVVAFDNSFHGRTSAAVAVTDNKKIVAPINAQQVVTFLPLNQIDLVEAELAKGDVTAVIIEGIQGVGGLDQGTTEFFQALEKACKKHDVVLILDEVQSGYGRSGKFFAFQHHGINADIISVAKGMGNGFPVGAILISPKFEASFGLLGTTFGGSHLSCAAGIAVLDVIEKLDLQKNVNEVYEYFLEKIKEVEGIKQVKGKGLMLGVEFDFDVAALRKKLIIEKHIFTGSANNKNLLRILPPLTVKKADIDTFVKALKESLEELKN, encoded by the coding sequence ATGAACTTATTCAACGTTTACCCATTATACGACATAACTCCAGTAAAAGCAGTAGATTGTACAATTATTGATGACAAAGGAGTAGAATATTTAGATTTATACAGCGGACATGGTGTGATTTCTATTGGACACACACAGCCGGATTATGTAGCAAAACTTAAAAATCAAATTGATAATTTAGGATTTTATTCTAATGCCATTCAGAATCCTTTACAGGTGGAATTGGCGCAGAAATTAGGAAAACTTTCAAGTCTTGAAGATTACGAACTGTTTTTATGCAGTTCTGGAGCTGAAGCAAACGAAAATGCTTTAAAATTAGCTTCTTTTCATAACGGAAAATCAAGAGTTGTGGCTTTTGATAATTCTTTCCACGGAAGAACTTCTGCAGCCGTTGCCGTTACTGATAATAAGAAAATTGTTGCGCCGATTAACGCACAGCAAGTAGTTACTTTTTTACCTTTAAACCAAATCGACTTAGTTGAAGCTGAATTAGCTAAAGGTGATGTTACAGCAGTGATTATTGAAGGAATTCAGGGAGTTGGAGGTTTAGACCAAGGAACAACAGAATTTTTTCAGGCTTTAGAAAAAGCATGTAAAAAACACGATGTGGTTTTAATTTTAGACGAAGTGCAATCAGGATATGGAAGAAGCGGGAAATTCTTCGCGTTCCAACACCACGGAATCAACGCTGATATTATTTCAGTTGCAAAAGGAATGGGGAACGGATTTCCTGTTGGAGCCATTTTAATTTCTCCAAAATTCGAAGCAAGTTTCGGATTATTAGGAACAACTTTCGGCGGAAGCCACTTGTCTTGTGCAGCAGGAATTGCGGTTTTAGATGTAATTGAAAAACTAGATTTACAGAAAAATGTAAATGAAGTTTATGAATATTTCTTAGAGAAAATCAAAGAAGTTGAGGGAATCAAACAAGTAAAAGGAAAAGGTTTAATGCTTGGAGTTGAGTTTGATTTTGATGTAGCTGCTTTAAGAAAGAAATTAATTATCGAAAAACACATTTTTACAGGAAGCGCCAACAATAAAAACCTATTAAGAATTTTACCGCCGTTGACTGTGAAAAAAGCAGATATCGATACGTTTGTAAAAGCTTTAAAAGAAAGTTTAGAAGAACTTAAAAACTAA
- a CDS encoding DUF3575 domain-containing protein, protein MKKLFAFIILFLSIQLQSQTFIKFNGATAAVGIPNIGIETSIGEKTTFSFDVMASFWKSFNGNNPMEFYTFTPEVRYHFKEKYNGFYLGGHIGPDFYQLQKWNYWDTNKYEHGFGYRIGVTVGYNIKLNDKFLLDIFAGGGWHQGFYHGYYNDGTPGRYETAEHWNKSGEWLPYRGGVMISYKLN, encoded by the coding sequence ATGAAGAAATTATTCGCCTTTATTATTCTCTTTTTATCTATTCAATTACAAAGTCAGACTTTTATAAAATTTAACGGAGCAACTGCCGCAGTAGGTATTCCAAACATTGGTATAGAAACCAGCATTGGAGAAAAAACAACTTTTAGTTTTGATGTTATGGCTTCTTTTTGGAAATCTTTTAACGGAAATAATCCGATGGAATTTTACACTTTTACCCCGGAAGTTCGTTATCATTTTAAGGAAAAATACAACGGATTTTATCTTGGAGGTCATATTGGTCCCGATTTTTATCAGCTTCAAAAATGGAACTACTGGGACACAAACAAATACGAACATGGTTTTGGTTACCGTATAGGTGTTACTGTTGGTTATAACATTAAATTAAACGATAAGTTTTTACTGGATATTTTTGCGGGCGGCGGATGGCACCAGGGCTTTTACCACGGTTATTATAACGATGGAACTCCGGGAAGATATGAAACTGCAGAACACTGGAACAAAAGCGGCGAATGGCTTCCGTACCGTGGCGGCGTAATGATTTCGTATAAACTAAATTAA
- the argC gene encoding N-acetyl-gamma-glutamyl-phosphate reductase, translating to MINVGIIGGSGYTAGELIRILMYHPKVNIDFVYSTTNAGKPLSVAHHDLMGDIEMNFTDIINPDVNVVFLCLGHGKSISFLEENAFASHTKIIDLGNDFRLNKDAHFQGKDFVYGLPELNKAEIKKANYIANPGCFATAIQLALLPLAKNNMLNNDVHINATTGSTGAGVGLAETSHFSWRNNNMSHYKAFEHQHLGEISESLVQLQDDFDSELLFIPNRGDFPRGIFATLYTLCDDSLEQLVAKYDEFYKNEPFVTITTTNINMKQVVQTNKCIISLLKKGNRVLITSIIDNLTKGASGQAIQNMNLMFGLEETTGLNLRPSGF from the coding sequence ATGATTAATGTCGGAATTATTGGTGGTTCGGGCTACACGGCCGGAGAACTTATCAGAATTTTAATGTATCATCCAAAAGTAAACATCGATTTTGTTTACAGTACAACAAATGCTGGAAAGCCACTTTCTGTAGCGCATCACGATTTGATGGGCGATATCGAAATGAATTTCACAGATATAATAAATCCAGATGTAAATGTGGTTTTTTTATGTTTGGGTCATGGAAAATCAATTTCATTTTTGGAAGAAAATGCATTTGCAAGTCACACGAAAATTATCGATTTAGGAAATGACTTCAGACTGAATAAAGATGCTCATTTTCAAGGAAAAGATTTTGTTTACGGTTTACCTGAATTGAACAAAGCAGAAATCAAAAAAGCAAATTATATAGCAAATCCAGGTTGTTTTGCAACAGCTATTCAGTTGGCTTTATTGCCATTAGCTAAAAATAATATGTTAAATAATGATGTTCATATTAATGCTACAACAGGAAGCACAGGAGCGGGCGTAGGTCTTGCCGAAACTTCTCATTTCAGCTGGAGAAACAATAATATGTCACATTACAAAGCCTTTGAACACCAGCATTTAGGTGAAATTTCAGAAAGTTTGGTTCAGCTGCAGGATGATTTTGACAGCGAATTGCTTTTTATTCCGAACAGAGGAGATTTTCCAAGAGGAATTTTTGCAACGCTTTATACATTATGTGATGATAGTTTGGAACAATTGGTTGCTAAATATGATGAGTTCTACAAAAACGAACCTTTCGTAACCATTACCACAACAAACATCAACATGAAACAGGTGGTACAAACGAATAAATGTATTATTAGTTTATTGAAAAAAGGAAACCGGGTTCTCATAACATCAATTATAGATAACTTAACCAAAGGTGCTTCAGGACAAGCAATTCAAAACATGAATTTAATGTTCGGATTAGAAGAAACTACAGGTTTAAATTTGAGGCCAAGCGGATTTTAG
- a CDS encoding GNAT family N-acetyltransferase — MKISIVVTQEEHFKFAQEICDTIESSALLRGTGIAKRTPEYIQKKMSNGDAMIALADGKFAGFCYIESWEHGKFVAHSGLIVHPDYRSLGLAKKIKSKVFDYSLQRYPDAKIFGITTGLAVMKINSELGYKPVPFSELTTDPSFWAGCKTCTNFEILQSKQNKMCLCTGMLYDPKEKQKTPPRHPFNEAVLSRLKKIKQALFLNKILSFIFLFKI; from the coding sequence ATGAAGATCTCTATTGTTGTTACCCAGGAAGAACACTTCAAATTCGCACAGGAAATTTGCGATACTATAGAATCATCTGCCTTGTTAAGAGGTACAGGGATTGCTAAAAGAACTCCTGAGTACATTCAGAAAAAAATGTCGAATGGTGATGCAATGATTGCTCTGGCCGATGGAAAATTTGCAGGTTTTTGTTATATCGAAAGCTGGGAACACGGAAAATTCGTAGCGCATTCAGGATTAATTGTACATCCTGATTACAGAAGTTTAGGTTTGGCAAAAAAAATCAAATCGAAAGTTTTTGATTATTCTTTACAAAGATATCCGGACGCTAAAATATTCGGAATTACAACTGGTTTAGCGGTTATGAAAATTAACTCAGAACTAGGTTATAAACCAGTTCCATTTTCAGAATTGACAACCGATCCGAGTTTCTGGGCGGGCTGTAAAACCTGTACTAATTTTGAAATTCTGCAAAGTAAACAAAACAAAATGTGTCTTTGTACCGGAATGTTATACGACCCAAAAGAAAAACAAAAAACACCGCCAAGACATCCTTTTAATGAGGCTGTTTTAAGCAGACTTAAAAAAATTAAACAGGCTTTATTCTTAAACAAAATATTGTCATTTATTTTTTTATTCAAAATTTAA
- a CDS encoding Fic family protein — translation MKSLLKNAREQKGLKTRELAQLAGIDQALISKFESGSRKPTKDQIIKLSQLLEIDYETLMIAWLKEKILYEIGDDDLALKALKVAEDEIKYNKTVSNLKLSTSLEKILKEIDLLKEKLDSYRQFDSFKIKQALELEYTFESNKIEGNTMTLRETDMVINEGLTISGKSMREHLEAINHQEAIGFIKELISKSNSLNERDLLSIHNLILRGIIPEDAGRYRKVQVMIQGSSHMPPQPLLVPQEMEEYFNWYEINKNKLHPVILAAEMHERLVTIHPFIDGNGRTSRLIMNLILMQKGYLIANIKGDYENRMRYYQSLEAAQTKKDKEDFLLFIAQTQKESLERYISILTQ, via the coding sequence ATGAAATCGCTTTTAAAAAATGCCAGAGAACAAAAAGGATTAAAAACGCGTGAATTAGCACAGCTTGCTGGTATTGATCAGGCTTTGATCAGTAAATTTGAATCTGGCAGTCGAAAACCAACAAAAGATCAGATAATCAAACTTTCTCAACTACTAGAAATTGATTACGAAACTTTAATGATTGCCTGGCTTAAAGAAAAAATTCTTTATGAAATTGGTGATGATGATTTGGCATTAAAAGCACTAAAAGTTGCAGAGGATGAAATCAAATATAACAAAACAGTATCAAATCTTAAATTATCTACATCTTTAGAAAAAATCTTAAAAGAGATTGATCTTCTAAAAGAAAAATTAGATTCTTACAGACAATTCGATAGTTTCAAAATTAAACAAGCTTTAGAACTTGAATATACCTTTGAAAGTAATAAAATTGAAGGAAATACGATGACCCTTCGCGAAACTGATATGGTTATTAATGAAGGATTAACTATTTCAGGAAAAAGCATGCGCGAACATCTTGAAGCCATAAATCATCAGGAAGCTATTGGTTTTATAAAAGAATTAATAAGTAAAAGCAATTCGTTAAATGAACGTGATCTTTTGTCTATTCATAATTTAATACTTCGAGGAATAATTCCTGAAGATGCCGGCAGGTATCGAAAAGTTCAGGTTATGATACAAGGAAGCAGCCACATGCCGCCTCAACCTTTATTAGTTCCACAAGAAATGGAAGAATACTTTAATTGGTATGAAATTAATAAAAACAAACTTCATCCTGTTATTTTAGCTGCAGAAATGCATGAAAGATTAGTAACAATCCATCCTTTTATTGACGGAAACGGAAGAACGTCGAGATTAATCATGAATTTAATTTTGATGCAAAAAGGCTATTTAATTGCTAATATCAAAGGAGATTACGAAAACAGAATGCGCTATTATCAATCTCTTGAAGCAGCTCAGACTAAAAAAGATAAAGAAGATTTTTTACTCTTTATAGCTCAAACACAAAAAGAAAGTTTAGAAAGATACATTTCGATACTTACTCAATAA
- a CDS encoding argininosuccinate synthase domain-containing protein, with amino-acid sequence MKKVVLAYSGGLDTSYCLKYLKNEKGYEVHTVLVDTGGFSAEELTAIEKRAYELGSAQHANLTILDKYYDKAIKYLIFGNVLKNNTYPLSVSAERVFQAIEAIKYAKKVGATAIAHGSTGAGNDQIRFDLIFQTIAPEIEIITPIRDLKLSRQEEVDYLAQNGVHYSWEKAQYSINKGLWGTSVGGKETLTSSQPLPSEAYPSQLQKEGEEKVTLHFEQGELVGLNGKTDKPSNNIVALEKLASAYAIGRDIHVGDTIIGIKGRVGFEAAAPLIIIKAHHLLEKHTLGKWQQYWKEQLGNWYGMLFHEGQFLDPVMRNIETFLQDTQKTVNGTVTVSLKPYHFSLDGIESENDLMNTGFGQYGEMNNAWTSDDAKGFIKILGNAQNIFSSVNKLDHD; translated from the coding sequence ATGAAAAAAGTAGTATTAGCTTATAGCGGAGGATTAGATACCTCGTATTGTTTGAAATATTTAAAAAATGAAAAAGGATACGAAGTTCACACTGTTCTTGTAGATACAGGAGGATTTTCTGCTGAAGAATTAACAGCTATTGAAAAAAGAGCTTATGAGTTAGGAAGTGCACAACATGCTAACTTAACTATTTTAGATAAATATTACGATAAAGCTATCAAATACTTGATTTTTGGAAACGTATTAAAAAACAATACATATCCATTATCTGTAAGTGCAGAGCGTGTTTTTCAGGCAATTGAAGCTATAAAATATGCAAAAAAAGTAGGAGCAACTGCAATCGCGCACGGAAGTACTGGTGCAGGAAACGACCAAATTCGTTTCGATTTGATTTTCCAGACTATTGCTCCAGAAATCGAAATCATTACTCCAATTAGAGATTTAAAATTATCAAGACAAGAAGAAGTTGACTATTTGGCTCAAAACGGAGTTCACTATTCTTGGGAAAAAGCACAATATTCTATCAATAAAGGACTTTGGGGAACAAGTGTTGGAGGAAAAGAAACTTTAACTTCAAGTCAGCCATTGCCAAGTGAAGCGTATCCTTCGCAATTGCAAAAAGAAGGTGAAGAAAAAGTAACGCTTCATTTTGAGCAGGGAGAATTAGTTGGTTTAAACGGAAAAACAGATAAACCATCAAACAATATTGTAGCTCTTGAAAAGCTGGCAAGTGCTTATGCAATTGGTAGAGATATTCACGTTGGAGATACTATTATCGGAATTAAAGGAAGAGTTGGTTTTGAAGCTGCAGCTCCATTAATTATCATCAAAGCACACCATTTATTAGAGAAACATACTCTTGGAAAATGGCAGCAATACTGGAAAGAACAATTAGGAAACTGGTACGGAATGTTATTTCACGAAGGTCAGTTCTTAGATCCGGTTATGAGAAATATTGAAACTTTCTTGCAAGACACTCAAAAAACAGTAAATGGAACCGTAACAGTTTCATTAAAACCATATCATTTCTCACTTGACGGAATCGAATCTGAAAATGATTTAATGAACACAGGTTTTGGTCAGTACGGAGAAATGAACAATGCCTGGACATCAGACGATGCAAAAGGATTTATCAAGATTTTAGGAAATGCACAAAACATATTCTCATCTGTAAACAAATTAGATCATGATTAA